The Sediminicola sp. YIK13 genomic sequence CCAAGGACGATCAGATCTTGGTCAACGAAGTGGCCCCTAGGCCGCATAATAGCGGACATTACAGTATTGAAGCCAGCTATACCAATCAATTTGAGCAACATATACGCGCAATTTTAGACCTCCCATTAGGGAACACAGCGAGCAAAGTAGCCGGTATAATGGTAAATTTGGTGGGCGCTGAGGGACATACTGGAAATGTAGTCTATGATAACATTGAGGAAATCCTTAAAATGGAAGGGGTTACGCCACATATATATGGAAAAAAACAAACTAGGCCCTTTAGGAAAATGGGACATGTGACCATAGTGAACAACGATATTGCTAAGGCAAGAAAAATAGCCGAGCAGGTAAAAGAGACCATCAAAGTAATAAGTGAATAAAAAAATTATACGACTATGAGTAAAGTGGCAGTGGTTATGGGAAGCACAAGTGATCTTCCCGTTATGCAGGAAGCAGTGGATATTTTAGTAGGTTTTGATATACAGGTAGATGTTGATATCGTTTCCGCCCACCGTACTCCCGAAAAACTATTTGACTTTAGTATGAATGCCCATAAAAATGGCTATTCCGTTATCATTGCCGGTGCTGGTGGTGCCGCCCATCTCCCGGGCATGGTAGCTTCTATGTCACCTTTGCCCGTTATTGGCGTTCCCGTGAAGAGCAGCAATTCTATTGATGGATGGGATTCCATTCTGTCCATCCTACAAATGCCTGGTGGGGTACCGGTAGCCACTGTAGCCCTGAACGGAGCCAAAAATGCAGGCATCCTTGCCGCCCAGATTATTGGAAGCAGTGATAAATGCGTCCTGGACAAAATATTGCTCTACAAGGAAGGGTTGAAACAAAAAGTAATACAGGGAGCAGAAGAAGTACGTAAAAAATAGCCTCCGGGAGGAAATGACCAACAATTGATTGGTGCGCTCCAAATTAATGCCTCCTCATTCACAACACATTACAACATCAATTAAAATTGAATAAGAACACATTATGAACAACCCCTTATTGACACCTTTTGATACGGCTCCTTTTTCCAAAATAAAGAATGAACATTTTATGCCTGCTTTCTTGGAGTCTATGGCTCAAGCCCGACAGGAAATAGACCTTATCGCGAACGCGAGTTCTGCTCCTACATTCGAAAACACAATTGCAGCCTTGGATTTTGCAGGCCAACAATTGGATCGGGTATCAAGTGTGTTTTTCAATTTAAATTCAGCGGAGACCAATCCTGAAATTCAAAAAATCGCACAGGAGGTTTCCCCGCTCCTATCAGAGCTTAGCAATGACATCATGCTCAATGAAACCCTTTTTAAAAGGGTCAAGGTCGTCTATGAACAAAAGGATGACCTAAACCTGACCAAAGAGGAATACACCCTCTTGGACAAAAAGTATAAAAGTTTTAGCAGAAACGGCGCCAATTTGCCAGATGACAAAAAAATACGGCTTCGTGAAATTGATGCAGAGCTTTCCAAATTAAAGCTACAATTTGGGGAAAACATCCTTGCCGAGACCAATAAATATGAAATGCACCTTACCGATGAGTCCGACATGGATGGTCTTCCGGAAGGCGAAAAAGAGGCTGCAGCACAGTTGGCAAAATCAAAAGACAAAGAAGGTTGGTTGATCACCTTAGATTACCCTAGCTATATTCCCTTCATGAAATACGCAAAAAAAAGGGCGTTGAGAAAAGAACTTTCCATAGCATTTGGCAGCAAAGGATTTCATAGTGACGAACTGGACAACCAAGACAACATTAAGAGGATTGCCAGGCTCCGTTATGAGCGTGCAAAATTATTGGGATATAAGACCCATGCCCATTTTGTCCTAGAGGAGAGAATGGCAGAAACCCCTGAAAAAGTTCATGAGTTCCTAAATGAACTATTGGAAAAGGCAAAACCGGCTGCAGAGAGAGAATTTGAAGAATTGGAAAACTTTGCCAAGGAATTGGATCAGATAGATAGGTTGGAAAAGTGGGACAGTGCTTATTATTCTGAAAAATTAAGGCAGAAACTGTTTAATTTGGACGATGAGAAACTGAAGCCATATTTTAAATTAGAAAACGTTATTGCAGGGGTTTTCAAAGTAGCAGAAAAATTATATGGATTGCAATTTGAGGAAGTATTTGATATTGACAAGTACCACTCGGATGTGAAAACCTATCGCATATTTGACGAGCATAATAATTTGGTCTCCCTCTTCTATGCGGATTTTCATCCACGAGCCGGAAAACGTGGAGGAGCCTGGATGACTTCCTTTAAGTCACAATATGTGCAAAATGGCGTTAATGAAAGACCACATATTTCGAATGTGTGCAATTTCACGAAACCAACGGCCAGCAAGCCCTCCTTATTGACCTTTAATGAAGTGACTACCCTTTTTCATGAGTTTGGTCACGGACTTCACGGAATGTTGGCCAATACGGTTTATCCTGGGTTATCGGGTACCTCGGTTTATTGGGATTTTGTAGAACTACCAAGCCAGATCTTGGAGAACTGGTGCTATGAAAAAGAGGCTTTGAAACTATTTGCAACACACTACGATACTGGGGATTTGATCCCTATGGAAATGGTCGAAAAAATTAAGGAATCCTCTACCTTTCAAGAAGGGATGGCGACCTTGCGCCAATTGAGCTTCGCTCTTTTGGACATGTCTTGGCACGGAACAGATCCTACCAATATTACTGACGTAAAGGAACAGGAAAAAGAGGCGTTTAAGGACACCGACCTATTTCCCGATATGCCGGAGACCTGTATGAGTACCTCCTTTGCACATATATTTCAAGGCGGATATTCCTCTGGCTACTACAGCTACAAATGGGCAGAAGTACTAGATGCGGACGCCTTTGCCTATTTTAAGGAAAAAGGCATATTCAACAAGGAAGTGGCCACTAAGTTCAAAGAACATATCCTATCTAAGGGAGGAACGGAAAATCCAATGGATCTCTATAAGCGTTTTAGGGGTGCCGAGCCAAAAATTGAGGCCCTGTTGGAAAGGGCAGGATTAATTTAAGAAATAAAAAAACCTGCAAGACCTAAATCCTTGCAGGTTTTTTTAAATAGCTAACTTGTTCCTTCAAGGTTTCCTTTTCTGCAAAAAGGCATCATATCCTCCGGATAGGTTGGTCACATTCTTATAACCATGGGCCATCAACCATTCGGCAGCTTTTAAACTACGACCACCAACCTTGCAGTACACATAAACTGGTTGGTCTTTGGATACGGCTTCAAACTGTTTGGCAAAAGTATCTCCCATCCAATTGATATTTTTTGCATTCTTTAAATGGCCAGCTTCAAATTCAGACGGTGTTCTTACATCGACCAAAACAACTGAAACCAATTGATTTTCTAACAACGAGGTAATAGGAATTGTTTTTATTTGGGCCATTCCAAATTGAACAATTGCAAATAAAAGAATTGAGAATATGCTTTTCATAGGATAAAACAGTTTAAACAAAAATAATACTTAATGTTCAAAAAAAAATAAATTACATTTGGTATGAGCAAAAAATGATATGACAACTCACGTATTACAGCCCGAAATATGGGTGGATCAATATGCCGACTACCTTTTTAATTATGCCGTTTCCCGCGTAAGCGATGCTGAAATAGCGAAAGATCTGGTACAGGAAACCTTTTTTGCCGGATTAAAATCAGCCAAGAACTATAAAGGTGATGCTGCCGAGCGCACATGGCTGATCGCGATATTAAAAAGAAAAGTAATTGACCATTATCGCAAAATAAACTCCAATAAGGGAAAAGCAGAGGTACGTATGACCTATAACTCCAGTACAGAAACGGACGGTGACTGGCTAGAGGAGCAGGTAGCCGATCCCATGAGTATATTGGAAAATAGTGATATAGAAAACGAAGAGTTGGGAATGGCCATACAAGACTGTATTTCCAAATTACCTAAAAAACAATCTTTGGTGTTCACCATGAAAACTGTGCAGGGGATGAGTACTGAAGATATTTGTAATGAGTTGGATATTAATCCGTCTAACCTTTGGGTGATGATACACAGGGCCAGAACAACCCTTATGGATTGCCTTAATCAAAATTGGTTTTAAATTATGATTTCTTGCCAAGAAGCAGCGGTAATATGCAACAAAGCACAGTATAGAGAAGCTAAGTTTTTAGAGATCCTAAGACTTAAGTTCCACATCCTAATGTGCAAGACTTGCTCGAAATATACGAAGAAGAACACCAAGCTTACCTCCCTATGTGAACAGGCTCGTTTAAATGCCCTTTCAGAGAAGGACAAATTGGACATGAAGGAAAAGCTATATCCAAAAAGCAAACAAGAGTAAGAATAGCAACCAAAAGATTGGCATAGCCTCAACCCAAAAGGAAGAAAAATAAGTAGATTGTTTTTTTCTGGTAAACAACATTAAAAGCCCCAGCATAAAGAGACCCATGCCCTTAGACAGGGCATCCAGATTAGATATATGGTCCTTTAAAAAAAGGAACCAAAAAAAAAGAAAGGCTCCAAATGTGCCTATCATCTTGGTCCTTAAATAGCCAATTAGCTGAGGTAAAGTCTTCAAATCAGGCCCATCGTATTTCAAATCTCTAATCTCAAAGGGCACCATTAGCACCAAAACGAACAAAAATCGCTGTACTCCTTCCACCCACACATCCCAAGTTAGCTCTCCTGAGACAGCAAGAACTGGCAAATGCACGGTAGCCCCTGCCCAAACAACTGCTACGACAACAATTTTAAAACCTCCAAGGCTTCTCAGATTTCTAGCTTTAGGCAAAACCGGTATGGCATAAAGGGTCGTTAATAATACCAATACGACAATACACTTCCATGCCTCTAAGTTTAAAAACCATGCGTGGTAGATGGCAATAAAAAAAGAAATAAAGCTAAATATCTGTATGTTCTTATGGTAGCTATTGGCAACAAGGAGGTATTTTTTGGCCTCAACACCATATTTGACAAAGTTATAACCGACAATTGTGCCAAAAAAAAGAAATATGGCCAGATTGCGATCCAAGGAAATGTTTAAGATTAAACAAGTCACCATCGCCATAGCAAAAACAGCTAGCGCCACATGGACACTCGCATCCAAATAAAAGTCAAAAACTCGCTTAGGCCAATTCATTGAACAAAACTAATTAAACTGTCTACAAGATTGATTTTTAGTTAAAAACTTTATGTTTTACCTAACATAATTTATCGATTTTGAAATAAGAAATCAGTAATTTTGCACATCTTTTTGATTAAGAAAAAAAACGCCCAAAATATGAGGACAGACGTATTTGCATTGCGCCATATTGGTATAAGAGAAGAAGACCTTCCGGAAATGCTTAAAACGGTACAAGTAGATAATTTAGAACAATTGATCTATGAGACCTTACCGGATGATATTAGGTTAAAAAAACCATTGGACCTGCCGATGGCTATGAGCGAACACGAGTTCCTTACCCATCTCCAAAAGCTTTCCGAAAAAAATAAAGTATTCAAATCGTACATTGGACTTGGATACCACGAGAGCCTTACCCCTTCTCCGATTAAGAGGAATATTCTCGAGAATCCAGGATGGTACACGGCCTATACTCCTTATCAGGCAGAAATTGCACAAGGCCGCCTAGAGGCCTTATTGAATTTCCAAACCATGATCTGTGATCTTACAGGAATGGAATTGGCCAATGCATCCCTATTGGATGAAAGCACCTCTGCTGCCGAGGCTATGACCATGCTATACGAAGTGAGGAGCAGGGATCAAAAAAAGAACAATACGGTTAAATTCTTTGTTTCCGAAGAAGTTCTACCACAGACCTTATCCCTTTTAAAAACAAGGGCCATACCTTTAGGTATAGAGTTGGTTATTGGTGATCACGGCTCTTTTGAATTCACTAATGATTTTTATGGGGCTTTATTACAATATCCTGGAAAGTACGGTCAAGTAAACGATTATGCATCTTTCGTGGCCAAAGCGAAAGAACAAGAAATAAAGGTAGCCGTAGCTGCAGACATCTTAAGTTTGGTATTATTGACCCCTCCGGGAGAATTTGGAGCCGATGTTGTAGTGGGTACCACCCAAAGATTTGGAATTCCATTGGGTTATGGTGGACCACACGCGGCATTTTTCGCAACTAAAGATGAATATAAAAGAAGTATTCCAGGACGTATCATTGGGGTAACCAAGGATACAGATGGCAAGCCTGCCCTGCGTATGGCATTACAAACCAGGGAACAACATATAAAAAGGGACAAAGCCACTTCCAACATATGTACTGCCCAGGTTCTATTGGCTGTTATGGCCGGTATGTACGGTGTATACCATGGTCCGAGAGGATTAAAATATATTGCTGACAAAGTACACTCATCTACAGCTACTTTGGCCGATGCGTTGGAAAAACTGGGCTTGTTCCAGACCAACACTTCCTATTTTGATACCATTCTCGTGAAGGCCGATGCCAAATTGGTTAGACCGGAGGCAGAGAAGAACGAGGTAAACTTCTTCTATCCAGATGCCGATACGGTAAGTATCTCTCTGAATGAAGCTACCTCTCTAAAAGACCTCCAACAAATAGCTGATATTTTCGCAAAAGCTCTTTCCAAAGAAGGTGTGAAAATTGATAGCCTGTCACCCAAAACTATCATTGATGGTTCCATAAAACGTACTTCCTCTTTCATGGAAAATGCTGTTTTCAACTCTTTTCATTCAGAAACACAATTGATGCGCTACATCAAAAAATTGGAGCGTAAAGATTTAGCGTTGAACCATTCCATGATCTCTCTTGGTTCTTGCACCATGAAATTGAATGCAGCCTCGGAAATGCTTCCATTAAGCACACCACAATGGGGCAACATACACCCCTTTGTACCTGTGGAACAGGCCGAAGGATATCAAATTATGTTGAAGGAATTGGAGCAAGACCTAAATGTCATTACTGGATTTGCTGGAACATCATTACAGCCCAATTCAGGTGCCCAAGGTGAATATGCAGGTTTAATGACCATAAGGGCCTATCACGAGTCCAATGGCGATCACAACAGAAACATCTGCCTTATCCCTGCTTCTGCCCATGGAACCAATCCAGCTTCCGCCGTTATGGCCGGAATGAAAGTAGTGGTTACAAAAACCGATGAGAAAGGTAATATTGACGTTGGCGATTTAGAGGCTAAAGTTGAACAGCACAAAGAAAATTTAGCTGCTTTGATGGTCACATACCCATCCACACATGGAGTGTTTGAATCTTCTATTAAGCACATCACAAAATTAATCCATGATAATGGAGGTCAGGTCTATATGGACGGAGCCAATATGAACGCACAGGTAGGAATTACCAACCCAGCGGCCATAGGTGCCGATGTATGCCACTTAAACCTTCACAAAACATTTGCTATTCCTCATGGCGGTGGCGGACCGGGAGTTGGCCCAATCTGCGTTGCAGAACAATTGGTTCCCTTTTTACCTGGAAATCCACTTATAAAAACAGGAGGGGAAAAAGCCATTACAGCTATTTCTGCAGCTCCTTGGGGAAGCTCATTGGTTTGCTTGATATCCTATGGCTATATAAAAATGTTGGGGGAAAAAGGTCTTACCCATTCTACCAAAATTGCCATATTAAATGCCAACTATATTAAACATAGACTTAGTGGTAAGTTCGATGTTCTATATACAGGGGAGATGGGACGCGCAGCGCATGAAATGATCATCGACTGTAGGCCTTTCAAAGAAAACGGAATAGAAGTAACGGATATTGCAAAACGATTGATGGACTACGGATTTCATTCTCCAACCGTTTCCTTTCCCGTTGCAGGGACGATGATGATAGAACCTACGGAAAGTGAGGGCCTATCGGAATTGAACCGTTTTTGTGACGCCATGCTTTCCATAAGAGCCGAAATAGATGAGGCTTCTTTGGAAAATAGCGCTAACGTCCTTAAAAATGCACCACATACGTTAGACATGGTCACCAATGACAATTGGGAATTCCCATACAGCAGACAAAAGGCTGCCTTCCCGTTACCCTATGTATCGGAAAATAAATTCTGGCCAAGCATCAGAAGGGTAGATGAAGCATATGGAGACCGTAATTTAATTTGCACTTGTGCACCAATTGAAGCGTACGCAGAAGCATAAGAATCCCAATAAAACAAATACCTCAGAGCCTCCCTTATCATTTAGGGAGGCTTTTTTATTAGCGAGTAATCATGAATCATTTTGAATTGGACATCGTAGTATTCATTATGCATGCATAGTAATATTTGTTAAATTGCGCTATATTGCACCTATTATATGAACACTACTTCTATGACTATTGGTATTACAGGCACAGGTTGCTACCTGCCAACAATTATCACCTCAAACGAGGATTTTGGCAATCATGAATTCCTTAATTCTGATGGCACAATTTTCAATAGTCCAAACACGGTAATCATTGAAAAGTTCAAGGGTATCACTGGGATTGAAAAAAGGCGGTATGCCGAACCCAACCTTAATACCTCTCATTTAGCTTTTAAGGCTGCCGAAAAGGCCATTGCTGATGCAGGTATCGACAAGGAAGAACTGGACTATATAATATTTGCCCACAACTTTGGGGACGTGGCTCACGGACAGTCGCAAGGAGACACACTCCCAAGTTTGGCTACCCGAGTTAAGCACCAACTCAAAATACAAAATCCAAAATGTGTGGCCTACGACCTTTTATTTGGATGCCCAGGATGGATAGAAGGGGTAATTCAGGCGTATGCCTTTATAAAAAGTGGCATAGCCAAAAAATGTCTCGTTATCGGAGCTGAAACCTTGTCTAGGATAGTTGATAAGTATGATAGGGATTCTATGATCTATTCCGATGGTGCTGGAGCTACAATTATTGAGGCTAATGCAGAAGGAAACATTTTGTCACATGCCTCTGCAACTTACGCCAATGATGAGGCTTATTATCTATTTTTTGGAGACTCGTATTCCCAGAAAGATTCCTCAAAAACAAAATACATTAAAATGCATGGCCGGAAAATCTACGAGTTTGCCGTGACACATGTACCGAATGCAATGCGCGACTGCCTGGAAAGAAGTGGCGTGGGTATTGAAGAGGTTAAAAAAATATTCATCCACCAGGCAAATGAAAAAATGGACGAGGCCATCGTAAAACGTTTCTACAAATCATACGGCCTTGAAATGCCAAAGGATGTAATGCCAATGGTCATCAATCAATTGGGAAATAGTTCTGTGGCTACCATCCCTACCCTTTATGATATGGTTAGAAAGGGAAAAGTGGAAAATCAGGAAATAAAAAAAGGAGATGTTGCTATATTTGCAAGCGTAGGCGCGGGAATGAACATAAACGCCTTCGTTTATAGATATTAGCATGTACGAAAATAATTTTCCGAATAAAAGATTCAAATATACCGCAGCATTTTTACAAAAACACATTAGAAAAGACCAACTCATTTTAGATCTTGGGGTAGAAAATCCTTTTTCTAAAATCATGAAAGAACAGGGGTATTCTGTGATGAACACCCAGGGTGAGGATTTGGATCTCGAATTTACATCGGTAAAGAATTCCACAGCAGAGGTGGTTACTGCCTTTGAAATCTTTGAACACCTTGTGGCCCCCTTTAATGTCCTTCGTGAAATAAAGGCAAACAAACTGGTTGCCAGCATTCCTTTGCGCCTTTGGTTTTCCGCAGCCTATAAAAGCAAAACAGACACTTGGGACAGACATTATCACGAATTTGAAGACTGGCAATTTGATTGGCTTCTGGAAAAAGCGGGATGGGAGATTAAAGATCGAGCCAAATGGACCAATCCTGTAAATAAACTAGGTATTAGACCCTTGTTAAGAAGTATAACCCCGCGTTATTATATTGTATATGCCGAAAGAAAAGCTCCAAAAGCATACTAAGAAAAAGCAAAATGTTTTCTATGAAGTACAGTATTATAATCCCTGCACATAACGAAGAGATCCATTTAAAAGATGCATTGTCTTCTGTACTTAGGCAGACACTTCAACCCAGCTCTGTAATTGTGGTTAATGACAATTCTGATGACGCTACAGAAGGTATCATAGACGAATTCACAGCACTAAATCCTATATTTCAGAAGCTGAACATTATATCCTCACACCTCCATATGCCTGGCAGCAAAGTGGTTAATGCTTTTAAAAACGGGCTAGATCAACTACAAGTAGACTATGATTTCCTAGTGAAGTTAGATGCCGATATTATATTGCCTGACAACTATTTCGAAAAAATAGCCGCTATCTTCAACAATCATCCAAATGTAGGTATAGCCGGAGGAATTGCTTACGAACAAGATGAGTCCGGCGAGTGGAAAAGAAACCACCCTATGGACAATGATCATGTGAGGGGCGCATTCAAGTCCTATAAGAAAACGTGCTTCTTGGCTATGGGAGGACTTAGAAATGCCATGGGATGGGATACTGTAGATGAATTGCTCGCCAAATTTCACGGGTTCGACATCCATACCGATGAAAGCTTAAAAGTGAAACATTTGCGGCCCATTGGTAAAGCCTATAACAAAAGAGCAAAACTATTGCAGGGAAAGGCCATGTACACCATGCGCTATGGTTTTCCAATTACCCTTATAGCATCGGCTAAAATGGCTTGGAAACAGCGTAAATTAAAGTCGCTTTTGGATAACCTTCAAGGCTTCTTTGGCGCTAAAAAAGATAAGGCTCCCTTTTTGGTCACTGAAAAAGAAGGTGATTTCATCAGGGACTTGAGATGGAAAAATATCAAGGGCAAGCTATTGGGATAGCTTGCCCTCATTTTAGTAGATTTATTCTATAAAGTAGATTTCAGAAACTTATTTCATTATTCCAAAACCTCTCGTATTGGCTCTCCAGTAGATCCATTCGGAAAAGCAATTCCCAACAAAGTTGCTATTGTAGGAGCAATATCCGGTATTTCAGTTTTAACTACCGTACTTCCCCTTTTTATTCCCTTTCCAAAGAAAAATAATGGAACATGCGTATCATAGGAATAAGCAGAACCATGAGTAGAACCTGTGATCGAATACTGAACTGTAGAAGGCTTTAATACCAATAACACATCTCCAGAACGTTTTTGATTATAGCCATTTTGTAAGATATAGGGTATTCCCTTGGTATACTCGTTCTGCCACATTTGATTGGCGGTATACGTTCGCTCAACACCATCATACCCCAGCATTTCATTTGCTATGGCCACTTGGACCGTTTCCAGACTTAGATCCAATCCTTTAATTACCCCATGATCCAGGAAAATTTGATTATTTGAAATATTCCGTATTAAATCTTTCGTTCCAAAAGTATACCCAACAAATTCATTCAGCTTTTTTAGCATCTCCGAAGTTTTAACGTATCCCGCTGGAATTTTTTGATCTATAAGATAGGCAGGCACCTCATTTGCACCATGGTCTGACGTTAGAAAAACCGTATATTCCCCTTTCCCTACTTTTTTGTCCAACGCTTTTAGAAAACGCTCCAAATCCCTATCCAATCGGATATATGTATCCTGCACCTCCTTGGAATCGACTCCATACATATGCCCTACATAATCCGTACTTGAAAAGCTTACCGCCAAAAAATCCGTGATTTCGTCCTCCCCCAATTCTTCACCATCCAGTGCCGCCAAAGCAAAATCTGTAGTTATACTATTACCATAAGGGGTAGATTTCAAAAGACTGAATTCTCCATTGGCATCCCAAAGAAGTGGAAGATCATGGGGAAAGGTAGTGGTAGTCTCTCCATTAAACATTCCTTCGTAGGGGCTCTCATCAGTACCACTCTCTAAATATGAAG encodes the following:
- the gcvP gene encoding aminomethyl-transferring glycine dehydrogenase, translated to MRTDVFALRHIGIREEDLPEMLKTVQVDNLEQLIYETLPDDIRLKKPLDLPMAMSEHEFLTHLQKLSEKNKVFKSYIGLGYHESLTPSPIKRNILENPGWYTAYTPYQAEIAQGRLEALLNFQTMICDLTGMELANASLLDESTSAAEAMTMLYEVRSRDQKKNNTVKFFVSEEVLPQTLSLLKTRAIPLGIELVIGDHGSFEFTNDFYGALLQYPGKYGQVNDYASFVAKAKEQEIKVAVAADILSLVLLTPPGEFGADVVVGTTQRFGIPLGYGGPHAAFFATKDEYKRSIPGRIIGVTKDTDGKPALRMALQTREQHIKRDKATSNICTAQVLLAVMAGMYGVYHGPRGLKYIADKVHSSTATLADALEKLGLFQTNTSYFDTILVKADAKLVRPEAEKNEVNFFYPDADTVSISLNEATSLKDLQQIADIFAKALSKEGVKIDSLSPKTIIDGSIKRTSSFMENAVFNSFHSETQLMRYIKKLERKDLALNHSMISLGSCTMKLNAASEMLPLSTPQWGNIHPFVPVEQAEGYQIMLKELEQDLNVITGFAGTSLQPNSGAQGEYAGLMTIRAYHESNGDHNRNICLIPASAHGTNPASAVMAGMKVVVTKTDEKGNIDVGDLEAKVEQHKENLAALMVTYPSTHGVFESSIKHITKLIHDNGGQVYMDGANMNAQVGITNPAAIGADVCHLNLHKTFAIPHGGGGPGVGPICVAEQLVPFLPGNPLIKTGGEKAITAISAAPWGSSLVCLISYGYIKMLGEKGLTHSTKIAILNANYIKHRLSGKFDVLYTGEMGRAAHEMIIDCRPFKENGIEVTDIAKRLMDYGFHSPTVSFPVAGTMMIEPTESEGLSELNRFCDAMLSIRAEIDEASLENSANVLKNAPHTLDMVTNDNWEFPYSRQKAAFPLPYVSENKFWPSIRRVDEAYGDRNLICTCAPIEAYAEA
- the pafA gene encoding alkaline phosphatase PafA, with translation MIKNNIILVLLLLLFISKPNEIEAQKRGGSDTPTSTSIQTKPKLVVGMVVDQMRYDYVTRFWDHYGEGGFKRLANEGFTCKNNHFNYAPTYTGPGHASVYTGATPSMHGIIGNDWYDKESGKSVYCAGDEAYASVGTLTNAGKMSPHRMNTTTITDELRLHTQMRGKVIAVSLKDRGAVLPGGHTANGAYWLQGGDEGNWITSTYYMQELPKWVKDFNASNIVEDYKKPWNTFKDIASYLESGTDESPYEGMFNGETTTTFPHDLPLLWDANGEFSLLKSTPYGNSITTDFALAALDGEELGEDEITDFLAVSFSSTDYVGHMYGVDSKEVQDTYIRLDRDLERFLKALDKKVGKGEYTVFLTSDHGANEVPAYLIDQKIPAGYVKTSEMLKKLNEFVGYTFGTKDLIRNISNNQIFLDHGVIKGLDLSLETVQVAIANEMLGYDGVERTYTANQMWQNEYTKGIPYILQNGYNQKRSGDVLLVLKPSTVQYSITGSTHGSAYSYDTHVPLFFFGKGIKRGSTVVKTEIPDIAPTIATLLGIAFPNGSTGEPIREVLE
- the purE gene encoding 5-(carboxyamino)imidazole ribonucleotide mutase; its protein translation is MSKVAVVMGSTSDLPVMQEAVDILVGFDIQVDVDIVSAHRTPEKLFDFSMNAHKNGYSVIIAGAGGAAHLPGMVASMSPLPVIGVPVKSSNSIDGWDSILSILQMPGGVPVATVALNGAKNAGILAAQIIGSSDKCVLDKILLYKEGLKQKVIQGAEEVRKK
- a CDS encoding rhodanese-like domain-containing protein — its product is MKSIFSILLFAIVQFGMAQIKTIPITSLLENQLVSVVLVDVRTPSEFEAGHLKNAKNINWMGDTFAKQFEAVSKDQPVYVYCKVGGRSLKAAEWLMAHGYKNVTNLSGGYDAFLQKRKP
- a CDS encoding 3-oxoacyl-ACP synthase III family protein → MTIGITGTGCYLPTIITSNEDFGNHEFLNSDGTIFNSPNTVIIEKFKGITGIEKRRYAEPNLNTSHLAFKAAEKAIADAGIDKEELDYIIFAHNFGDVAHGQSQGDTLPSLATRVKHQLKIQNPKCVAYDLLFGCPGWIEGVIQAYAFIKSGIAKKCLVIGAETLSRIVDKYDRDSMIYSDGAGATIIEANAEGNILSHASATYANDEAYYLFFGDSYSQKDSSKTKYIKMHGRKIYEFAVTHVPNAMRDCLERSGVGIEEVKKIFIHQANEKMDEAIVKRFYKSYGLEMPKDVMPMVINQLGNSSVATIPTLYDMVRKGKVENQEIKKGDVAIFASVGAGMNINAFVYRY
- a CDS encoding methyltransferase; the protein is MYENNFPNKRFKYTAAFLQKHIRKDQLILDLGVENPFSKIMKEQGYSVMNTQGEDLDLEFTSVKNSTAEVVTAFEIFEHLVAPFNVLREIKANKLVASIPLRLWFSAAYKSKTDTWDRHYHEFEDWQFDWLLEKAGWEIKDRAKWTNPVNKLGIRPLLRSITPRYYIVYAERKAPKAY
- a CDS encoding sigma-70 family RNA polymerase sigma factor is translated as MTTHVLQPEIWVDQYADYLFNYAVSRVSDAEIAKDLVQETFFAGLKSAKNYKGDAAERTWLIAILKRKVIDHYRKINSNKGKAEVRMTYNSSTETDGDWLEEQVADPMSILENSDIENEELGMAIQDCISKLPKKQSLVFTMKTVQGMSTEDICNELDINPSNLWVMIHRARTTLMDCLNQNWF
- a CDS encoding M3 family metallopeptidase; this encodes MNNPLLTPFDTAPFSKIKNEHFMPAFLESMAQARQEIDLIANASSAPTFENTIAALDFAGQQLDRVSSVFFNLNSAETNPEIQKIAQEVSPLLSELSNDIMLNETLFKRVKVVYEQKDDLNLTKEEYTLLDKKYKSFSRNGANLPDDKKIRLREIDAELSKLKLQFGENILAETNKYEMHLTDESDMDGLPEGEKEAAAQLAKSKDKEGWLITLDYPSYIPFMKYAKKRALRKELSIAFGSKGFHSDELDNQDNIKRIARLRYERAKLLGYKTHAHFVLEERMAETPEKVHEFLNELLEKAKPAAEREFEELENFAKELDQIDRLEKWDSAYYSEKLRQKLFNLDDEKLKPYFKLENVIAGVFKVAEKLYGLQFEEVFDIDKYHSDVKTYRIFDEHNNLVSLFYADFHPRAGKRGGAWMTSFKSQYVQNGVNERPHISNVCNFTKPTASKPSLLTFNEVTTLFHEFGHGLHGMLANTVYPGLSGTSVYWDFVELPSQILENWCYEKEALKLFATHYDTGDLIPMEMVEKIKESSTFQEGMATLRQLSFALLDMSWHGTDPTNITDVKEQEKEAFKDTDLFPDMPETCMSTSFAHIFQGGYSSGYYSYKWAEVLDADAFAYFKEKGIFNKEVATKFKEHILSKGGTENPMDLYKRFRGAEPKIEALLERAGLI
- a CDS encoding glycosyltransferase family 2 protein, producing the protein MKYSIIIPAHNEEIHLKDALSSVLRQTLQPSSVIVVNDNSDDATEGIIDEFTALNPIFQKLNIISSHLHMPGSKVVNAFKNGLDQLQVDYDFLVKLDADIILPDNYFEKIAAIFNNHPNVGIAGGIAYEQDESGEWKRNHPMDNDHVRGAFKSYKKTCFLAMGGLRNAMGWDTVDELLAKFHGFDIHTDESLKVKHLRPIGKAYNKRAKLLQGKAMYTMRYGFPITLIASAKMAWKQRKLKSLLDNLQGFFGAKKDKAPFLVTEKEGDFIRDLRWKNIKGKLLG